Proteins encoded by one window of Enterobacter pseudoroggenkampii:
- a CDS encoding efflux RND transporter permease subunit, whose protein sequence is MNTGSETKFNLSAWALKNQQMVSFFMLLVIAMGVFCYEKLPRNEDPAFTIKTAVVSAQWPGASVTDTTRLLTDTLEKKLQETPWLDYLESETRAGRTVIHVNLRDDTPPQSVPDIWYQVRKKMQDIAPSLPEGVQGPAVDDEFDDTFGTIYAFIPEGFTLREVRDRAETIRRELMSLPDMGKTTLLGEQQEQWVLAFSPARLAGMGLDIQAVADALRAQNAVVPAGTMRTGQENMAIKVSGALTTEESLRAVTLHVNNRYIPLTDIATVTRENAEPPAPAYRVNGKPAIGLAVSMAPTGNMLRFGAALNAKMATLSAGLPHGIEMVKVADQSAVVSDAVSGFIRVLIEAVVIVLAVSFVSLGLRAGLVVATAIPLVLAMTFAGMMLAGIGLQRISLGALIIALGLLVDDAMIAVETMVSRLEAGDSRRHAATHAFKTTAFPMLTGTLVMIAGFIPVGFAASSAGEYCFSLFAVVLIALLCSWAVAILFSPLTGTWLLPEKVRHHAAGPGRIARGYGRLLRLALRHRLSTVLIALAALGLSAYGTTFMQGEFFPASDRPELLVSLTLPANASQAETLREVEKLEKALADNGNIDRFSTYVGSGAIRFYLPMDVLLENENIAQMVVVAKDLEARDRLHAQLNRILATQFSDIITRVSPLELGPPVGWPIKYRVSGPDYLQVRAFANRLTDAIGQSPYSRDVNQTAGEPERVITLEVNQTAARAAGISSESLARTLNTVWSGSVVTSIRDNDRLVDVVLRATDNARHSTATLSSLTIQGNDGKKIPLSAVATPVWGVDDPVIWRRQRVPFITVQTDLAPGLKAEAVSAALRPAVDKLRANLPAGYSIEEGGAVAESDKGNSSVFTVLPVTLVIMLLLLMLQLRQYSRMLLALLMAPFGLPGIVLAMLPGGTPMGFVALLGVIALAGMIVRNAVILISEVDSNLAQGMTNDAAIMAAAEHRARPICLTACAAILGMIPISHQVFWGPMAYAIIGGLLVATLVTLTVLPASFSLLLQWGAQRKATEDELR, encoded by the coding sequence ATGAACACAGGATCGGAAACCAAATTTAACCTCTCTGCCTGGGCGCTGAAGAACCAGCAGATGGTCAGCTTTTTCATGCTGCTGGTGATTGCGATGGGCGTGTTCTGCTATGAGAAGCTGCCGCGTAACGAAGATCCGGCATTCACCATTAAAACGGCCGTCGTCTCCGCACAGTGGCCGGGAGCCTCCGTGACGGATACCACCCGCCTGCTGACCGATACGCTTGAAAAAAAGCTGCAGGAAACGCCCTGGCTGGACTATCTCGAAAGTGAAACCCGTGCCGGACGCACCGTTATCCACGTCAACCTCCGTGACGATACGCCCCCGCAAAGCGTGCCCGATATCTGGTATCAGGTTCGCAAAAAAATGCAGGACATCGCGCCGTCCCTGCCCGAAGGGGTGCAGGGTCCTGCCGTGGACGACGAGTTTGACGACACGTTCGGCACAATTTACGCCTTTATTCCCGAAGGCTTCACGTTGCGGGAGGTGCGGGATCGCGCAGAGACAATACGGCGCGAGCTCATGTCTCTGCCGGATATGGGTAAAACCACCCTGCTGGGCGAACAGCAGGAGCAGTGGGTTCTCGCCTTTTCTCCGGCGCGCCTGGCCGGTATGGGGCTGGATATTCAGGCGGTCGCCGACGCCCTCCGGGCGCAAAACGCCGTTGTCCCGGCAGGAACGATGCGTACCGGGCAGGAGAACATGGCGATAAAGGTCAGCGGGGCGCTCACGACCGAAGAGAGTTTACGCGCCGTCACGCTGCACGTTAACAATCGCTATATTCCGCTGACCGACATTGCCACCGTCACCCGGGAAAACGCCGAGCCACCGGCCCCGGCCTACCGGGTGAACGGCAAACCGGCTATCGGGCTGGCGGTCTCGATGGCGCCGACAGGCAACATGCTGCGTTTCGGTGCTGCGCTGAATGCAAAAATGGCGACCCTCAGCGCCGGGCTGCCGCACGGTATCGAGATGGTGAAAGTCGCCGATCAGTCAGCGGTGGTGAGTGATGCGGTAAGCGGGTTTATCCGGGTGCTTATCGAAGCCGTTGTTATCGTGCTGGCGGTCTCATTTGTCTCGCTGGGTTTACGGGCCGGACTGGTGGTGGCGACGGCCATCCCGCTGGTGCTCGCCATGACGTTTGCCGGCATGATGCTCGCAGGCATCGGCCTTCAGCGTATCTCGCTCGGGGCGCTGATCATTGCCCTGGGCCTGCTGGTGGATGACGCCATGATCGCCGTCGAAACGATGGTCTCCCGGCTGGAAGCCGGGGATTCCCGTCGGCATGCGGCCACCCATGCATTCAAAACGACGGCCTTCCCGATGCTCACCGGTACCCTGGTGATGATTGCTGGCTTTATTCCCGTTGGTTTTGCGGCCTCCAGCGCCGGTGAATACTGCTTTTCCCTGTTTGCGGTGGTGCTCATCGCCCTGCTCTGTTCCTGGGCTGTCGCGATCCTGTTTTCGCCGTTGACGGGTACGTGGCTGCTGCCGGAAAAAGTCAGACATCACGCGGCGGGACCGGGAAGGATCGCGCGCGGGTACGGACGGCTTTTACGCCTGGCGCTCCGCCACCGGCTCTCCACCGTGCTGATTGCGCTTGCCGCGCTGGGGTTGTCAGCGTACGGCACGACGTTTATGCAGGGCGAGTTTTTCCCCGCCTCGGACCGGCCTGAGCTGCTGGTCAGCCTGACGCTTCCGGCCAACGCGTCGCAGGCGGAAACGTTAAGAGAGGTGGAAAAGCTGGAAAAAGCGCTGGCCGACAACGGCAATATCGATCGCTTTTCGACGTACGTTGGCTCAGGGGCCATCCGTTTTTACCTGCCGATGGACGTGCTGCTGGAAAATGAAAATATCGCCCAGATGGTTGTGGTGGCTAAAGACCTTGAGGCGCGGGATCGTCTGCATGCGCAGCTCAACAGGATCCTGGCGACGCAGTTTAGCGACATCATCACGCGGGTGTCGCCCCTTGAGCTGGGGCCGCCCGTCGGCTGGCCAATCAAATACCGGGTGAGCGGGCCCGATTATCTGCAGGTCCGGGCGTTTGCGAACCGTCTCACGGACGCGATTGGGCAGTCCCCGTACTCACGCGACGTTAACCAGACGGCCGGAGAGCCGGAGAGGGTCATCACCCTTGAGGTGAATCAGACGGCGGCCAGGGCGGCGGGAATATCGTCAGAAAGCCTCGCCCGCACGCTGAACACCGTCTGGTCCGGCAGCGTTGTCACGTCCATAAGAGATAACGACCGCCTTGTCGACGTGGTGCTCCGGGCCACAGACAATGCGCGCCACAGCACCGCCACCCTCTCCTCACTCACGATTCAGGGGAACGACGGTAAAAAAATTCCGCTCAGCGCCGTCGCGACGCCGGTCTGGGGCGTGGACGATCCGGTCATCTGGCGTCGCCAGCGCGTGCCCTTTATCACGGTGCAAACGGATCTTGCCCCGGGGCTGAAGGCTGAAGCGGTATCCGCGGCGCTGCGTCCGGCGGTGGATAAACTGCGCGCGAATCTGCCGGCAGGTTACAGCATTGAAGAAGGCGGCGCGGTTGCCGAATCGGATAAGGGGAACAGCTCCGTCTTTACCGTTCTTCCGGTAACGCTGGTCATCATGCTGTTGCTGCTGATGCTTCAGCTGCGGCAATATTCCCGGATGCTGCTGGCCCTCCTGATGGCCCCGTTTGGTTTACCGGGGATCGTGCTGGCTATGCTGCCCGGCGGAACGCCGATGGGGTTTGTCGCGCTGCTGGGCGTTATCGCCCTGGCGGGGATGATCGTGCGGAACGCGGTGATATTGATTAGCGAGGTTGACAGCAATCTTGCTCAGGGGATGACAAACGATGCCGCGATTATGGCGGCTGCGGAACACCGGGCCAGACCCATCTGTCTGACCGCCTGTGCCGCCATTCTGGGCATGATCCCCATTTCTCACCAGGTCTTCTGGGGTCCAATGGCCTATGCCATCATCGGCGGGCTGCTGGTTGCGACGCTGGTGACGCTGACCGTGTTACCCGCGTCGTTTAGCCTGCTGTTACAGTGGGGCGCTCAGCGCAAAGCCACAGAAGATGAACTGCGCTGA
- a CDS encoding efflux RND transporter periplasmic adaptor subunit, whose translation MSDEFFLSLRHCLHHLYGVARTLSWLHFLPLALLALAIFPLTGCGDKHENKPDPVRKVRYVVVGTAHSLPALERTGEIHAHDETTLSFRTGGRILTRSVDIGDRVTAGQLLATLDNTTGQNQLDSAAADYEGAKASAQVAALNVSRMQKLMPTGAIARTQFDSARADWLVARARLKSSEAAWRNARESLGWTRLIAPQAGVITAVSASAGQVVSDGQSVLTLATGEVRDVAFDIAAPDAIPSLDKAVLQVSLLSAPSVQASALLRDITPQADPQTRTWRVRATLQNPPAAMALGASVTVTLPSAAPHGYALPASALTRVGDKPAVFVITPQSRTQLRVVVPVGYTASSVMIASGLESGDRVITAGVSTLRSGEPVMAGEVQP comes from the coding sequence ATGTCAGACGAATTTTTTCTCTCCCTCCGCCACTGCCTGCATCATTTGTACGGCGTGGCGCGCACCCTTTCCTGGCTGCATTTTCTTCCCCTGGCCCTGCTTGCGCTGGCGATTTTTCCGCTGACCGGCTGCGGTGATAAACACGAAAACAAACCTGACCCAGTGCGTAAGGTACGCTACGTCGTCGTTGGCACCGCCCACTCCCTTCCCGCGCTGGAAAGAACCGGTGAGATCCATGCCCACGATGAAACGACCCTGAGCTTTCGCACCGGAGGCCGGATACTGACGCGTAGCGTTGATATTGGCGACCGGGTCACTGCCGGACAGTTGCTGGCCACGCTTGATAATACGACCGGGCAAAACCAGCTCGACAGCGCCGCGGCCGACTATGAAGGCGCCAAAGCCTCAGCCCAGGTCGCCGCGCTTAACGTCAGTCGCATGCAAAAGCTTATGCCAACAGGCGCGATAGCCCGCACGCAGTTCGACAGCGCCCGTGCGGACTGGCTTGTCGCCCGGGCGCGCTTAAAAAGCAGCGAGGCCGCATGGCGAAATGCCCGCGAAAGTCTCGGCTGGACGCGCCTGATCGCGCCGCAAGCGGGCGTCATCACGGCCGTGAGCGCCTCTGCGGGACAGGTTGTCAGCGACGGCCAGTCCGTGCTGACGCTGGCGACCGGGGAAGTCCGCGACGTGGCGTTTGACATTGCCGCGCCCGATGCGATCCCGTCTCTGGATAAAGCGGTTTTGCAGGTTTCCCTCCTCAGCGCCCCGTCGGTACAGGCGTCTGCCCTACTGCGGGATATCACCCCGCAGGCCGATCCTCAGACCCGTACCTGGCGCGTCAGAGCCACCCTGCAAAACCCGCCGGCGGCCATGGCGCTGGGCGCCAGCGTCACCGTGACGTTGCCCTCCGCCGCCCCGCATGGGTACGCGCTTCCCGCGTCGGCGCTGACCCGCGTCGGCGACAAACCGGCCGTTTTCGTCATTACCCCGCAGTCGCGGACGCAACTGCGCGTGGTGGTGCCCGTCGGCTATACGGCCTCCTCCGTCATGATTGCCTCCGGCCTTGAGTCCGGCGATCGGGTGATTACGGCGGGCGTGAGCACATTACGATCCGGCGAGCCGGTGATGGCCGGAGAGGTTCAGCCATGA
- a CDS encoding sensor histidine kinase produces the protein MIKNRHASLWRWICARILALAIGSVIVIATCMWLRYAVQNYWIMGRMPPAVRQEFLTLSQNPQANPARFHSIVDTWWGLSYSTPSIASADWVTVALLVLVMIPFIVVMGLKHARPLALQFSRLRDAAKDVAEGQFGRQAELIKDAPAEMVSFATDFNSMTGQLARYEKELRASHVAMAHELRSPLTAAIGRLQGMLDGVFDASPAQLGMVMKQLQHLNRLTDELHLLSLADAGNLVLEDQPFCLDELIQERAAWIMPQADAHHFRITLRNPHTSPFRGDAFRMGQVVTILMENALRYGREGGHLEVALHYASGHYILEFTDDGPGVSPQFLPEMFKRFSREEQSRARHSGGSGLGLSIARAICQAHGGEISASLPETGGLAVCILLPWHPSDNENLPS, from the coding sequence ATGATAAAAAACCGACACGCCTCTCTGTGGCGCTGGATTTGCGCACGCATTTTAGCGCTGGCCATCGGCAGCGTGATCGTCATTGCCACCTGCATGTGGCTGCGCTATGCGGTACAGAACTACTGGATCATGGGCAGGATGCCGCCAGCGGTCCGGCAGGAGTTTCTTACGCTCAGCCAGAACCCGCAGGCCAACCCGGCCCGCTTCCACTCGATTGTGGACACCTGGTGGGGCCTGAGCTATTCCACGCCGTCCATCGCCTCAGCGGACTGGGTCACGGTGGCCCTGCTGGTGCTGGTGATGATCCCGTTTATTGTGGTGATGGGGCTCAAACACGCCCGCCCGCTGGCACTGCAGTTCAGCCGACTTCGCGATGCGGCCAAGGATGTCGCCGAAGGTCAGTTTGGCCGTCAGGCAGAGCTGATCAAAGATGCACCGGCAGAAATGGTCAGCTTTGCGACCGACTTTAACTCTATGACAGGACAACTTGCCCGCTATGAGAAAGAGCTCCGCGCCTCGCACGTCGCGATGGCGCACGAGCTGCGCTCGCCCCTGACGGCCGCCATCGGGCGTCTGCAGGGCATGCTAGACGGCGTGTTTGATGCCAGCCCGGCGCAGCTGGGCATGGTGATGAAACAGCTCCAGCACCTCAACCGCCTCACCGATGAACTCCACCTTCTCTCTTTGGCAGACGCGGGTAACCTTGTGCTGGAGGACCAGCCGTTCTGTCTGGATGAGCTGATTCAGGAGCGGGCTGCCTGGATCATGCCCCAGGCGGATGCGCATCATTTCAGGATAACGCTACGTAACCCGCACACCAGCCCCTTCCGGGGCGATGCGTTCCGTATGGGGCAGGTCGTTACCATCCTCATGGAAAATGCGCTACGTTACGGACGCGAAGGCGGCCACCTTGAGGTGGCACTACATTACGCCAGCGGGCATTACATCCTCGAATTCACCGATGACGGGCCGGGCGTGTCGCCCCAGTTCTTACCGGAAATGTTTAAACGCTTTAGCCGCGAGGAGCAGTCCCGCGCGCGGCATTCCGGCGGCAGCGGCCTTGGTTTGTCCATCGCCCGGGCGATTTGCCAGGCGCATGGGGGTGAGATTAGCGCGTCATTACCGGAAACCGGCGGCCTTGCGGTGTGCATTTTGTTGCCCTGGCATCCGTCCGATAATGAAAATCTCCCCTCTTGA
- a CDS encoding response regulator, with translation MLSRRVLIIEDDADAAGVLEAYLRRENYDVTITGDGLSGLDMAQRWKPDLILLDVMLPGLNGTEVLAGLRRKSDVPVIMVTAMGDTPDRIGALRYGADDYVVKPYHPGEVVARVQAVLRRSSKKETDEAILRWQTLEVDVAAIVASVDNGDDAPVMLDLTPTEFSLLATLLRSPAHPFSRQYLLEHCLPESEALERVVDTHIYNLRKKLEAAGISGVLINVRGVGYRFRQP, from the coding sequence ATGTTGTCCAGAAGAGTGCTGATTATTGAAGATGACGCCGATGCGGCTGGCGTGCTCGAAGCCTATTTACGGCGTGAAAATTACGACGTGACCATTACCGGGGACGGTCTTTCCGGCCTGGATATGGCGCAGCGGTGGAAGCCCGACCTCATTCTGCTGGACGTAATGCTGCCGGGGCTTAACGGCACCGAGGTGCTGGCGGGCCTGCGTCGTAAAAGCGATGTGCCGGTGATTATGGTTACGGCCATGGGGGATACTCCCGATCGCATTGGCGCCCTGCGTTACGGTGCCGATGATTACGTTGTGAAGCCTTATCATCCGGGCGAAGTGGTGGCGCGGGTGCAGGCGGTGCTGCGGCGCAGCAGTAAAAAAGAGACAGACGAAGCGATCCTTCGCTGGCAAACGCTGGAGGTGGATGTCGCCGCCATTGTGGCGAGCGTGGATAACGGCGACGACGCCCCCGTGATGCTCGATCTTACGCCAACGGAATTCTCGCTTCTGGCAACGCTGCTGCGTTCTCCTGCGCACCCGTTCTCCCGCCAGTATTTACTGGAACACTGCTTGCCGGAAAGCGAGGCGCTGGAGCGCGTGGTGGACACCCATATTTATAACCTGCGTAAAAAACTTGAAGCGGCGGGTATTTCCGGCGTACTGATCAACGTTCGCGGCGTGGGTTACAGGTTCAGACAGCCATGA
- a CDS encoding MipA/OmpV family protein, giving the protein MIAIKKVLYMSVPLLMVVTSGVQADDGTASDSLTVGLGGQYAPRYSGSDKQVWQVVPVLQGRKGAFFIDAQKGVGYDLQNDSGWYFEHTLGYDFGRAEKNSGWREGANNLKGMGDIDATLNTGLAVGWQTEPWLSMEGKATLPLTDSQGVSYQASVTLIPLQNNQDTVALQSAALFGDSRYLNTWYGVSEQQSRRTGYRRYSAPGGFYGVDTSLTWSHQFDAHWGTVLSADYTWLSDRANNSPIVMRRNEGSATAAITWTF; this is encoded by the coding sequence ATGATAGCGATAAAAAAAGTCCTGTATATGTCCGTCCCGCTTCTGATGGTCGTGACGTCTGGCGTGCAGGCGGATGATGGCACCGCGTCCGATTCCTTAACCGTCGGGCTGGGAGGGCAGTATGCCCCGCGTTACTCAGGCTCAGACAAGCAGGTGTGGCAGGTGGTTCCGGTGCTGCAGGGTCGTAAAGGCGCTTTCTTTATTGATGCGCAAAAAGGGGTGGGATATGACCTGCAAAATGACAGCGGTTGGTATTTCGAACACACGCTGGGCTACGACTTTGGAAGGGCTGAGAAAAATTCTGGCTGGCGTGAGGGGGCAAACAATCTGAAAGGGATGGGGGACATTGATGCCACCCTGAATACCGGCCTTGCCGTAGGCTGGCAGACCGAGCCATGGCTGAGTATGGAAGGCAAAGCGACGCTGCCGTTAACGGACAGCCAGGGGGTAAGCTATCAGGCCTCCGTGACGCTAATCCCTTTACAAAATAACCAGGACACGGTCGCCTTGCAGTCTGCGGCCCTGTTTGGCGACAGCCGTTATCTGAATACGTGGTATGGGGTCAGCGAGCAGCAGAGTCGCCGCACTGGATATCGCCGCTATTCAGCGCCGGGTGGATTTTATGGCGTCGATACCAGCCTGACCTGGAGCCATCAGTTCGATGCTCACTGGGGGACGGTCCTGAGCGCGGACTATACCTGGCTTAGCGATCGTGCGAATAACAGCCCGATCGTGATGCGGCGCAACGAGGGGTCTGCAACCGCCGCTATCACCTGGACATTTTAA
- the yajD gene encoding HNH nuclease YajD, with protein sequence MALIPKNYARLESGYREKALKIYPWVCGRCSREFVYSNLRELTVHHIDHDHTNNPEDGSNWELLCLFCHDHEHSKYTEADQYGTTVVAGEDAQKDVGVATFNPFADLKAMMDKKK encoded by the coding sequence ATGGCTTTGATCCCCAAAAACTACGCGCGGCTGGAAAGCGGCTATCGCGAAAAAGCATTAAAAATCTATCCATGGGTGTGTGGACGCTGCTCGCGCGAGTTCGTCTATTCCAATCTGCGTGAACTCACGGTTCACCATATCGATCACGACCATACCAACAACCCGGAAGATGGCAGCAACTGGGAGCTGTTGTGCCTGTTTTGCCACGATCACGAGCATTCGAAATACACCGAAGCGGATCAGTACGGCACCACCGTGGTCGCCGGGGAAGACGCGCAAAAAGACGTGGGCGTTGCCACGTTTAACCCGTTTGCCGATTTAAAGGCGATGATGGATAAGAAGAAGTAA
- a CDS encoding LLM class flavin-dependent oxidoreductase, whose product MKKIGFLSFGHWTPSPQSGTRSAADTLLQSIDLAVAAEELGADGAYFRVHHFARQLSSPFPLLAAIGAKTKTIEIGTGVIDMRYENPMYMAEDAGAADLISGGRLQLGISRGSPEQVIDGWRHFGYVPQEGENESDMARRHTEVLLEVLRGEGFAKPNPQPMFPNPPGLLRLEPYSEGLRERIWWGAGSNATAVWAAKLGMNLQSSTLKDDETGEPFHIQQAKQIRAYRQAWKEAGHTREPRVSVSRSIFALMDDRDRMYFGASRNDSDSVGYLDEKTRAIFGRSYAAEPDKLVEQLKKDEAIAEADTLLLTVPNQLGVDYNAHVIESVLKHVAPAMGWRE is encoded by the coding sequence ATGAAAAAGATCGGGTTTTTATCCTTTGGCCACTGGACGCCTTCACCGCAGTCCGGCACGCGCTCGGCGGCAGACACGCTGCTGCAGTCCATCGATTTAGCCGTGGCGGCTGAAGAGCTGGGGGCAGACGGCGCGTATTTCCGCGTGCACCACTTTGCCCGACAGCTTAGCTCGCCGTTCCCTCTGCTGGCCGCTATTGGCGCAAAAACGAAGACCATCGAAATCGGCACCGGCGTGATCGATATGCGCTATGAAAATCCGATGTACATGGCTGAAGATGCGGGCGCGGCGGACCTGATTTCCGGTGGTCGCCTGCAGTTGGGCATCAGCCGTGGCTCCCCGGAGCAGGTTATTGATGGCTGGCGTCATTTCGGCTATGTCCCGCAGGAAGGGGAAAACGAATCGGACATGGCGCGTCGTCATACCGAGGTGCTGCTTGAGGTGCTGCGTGGGGAAGGGTTTGCCAAACCGAACCCGCAGCCAATGTTCCCGAATCCGCCGGGGCTGCTGCGCCTGGAGCCGTATTCTGAAGGGCTGCGCGAGCGTATCTGGTGGGGCGCCGGTTCAAATGCGACGGCCGTATGGGCCGCAAAGCTGGGAATGAACCTGCAAAGCTCAACCCTGAAGGACGATGAAACCGGTGAGCCGTTCCATATTCAGCAGGCAAAACAGATCCGCGCGTACCGTCAGGCCTGGAAAGAGGCAGGGCATACGCGCGAGCCGCGGGTGTCGGTCAGCCGCAGTATTTTTGCGCTGATGGACGACCGCGACCGGATGTATTTCGGTGCCAGCCGCAACGACAGCGATAGCGTGGGTTATCTTGATGAGAAAACGCGCGCCATCTTCGGCCGCAGCTATGCCGCGGAGCCGGACAAGCTGGTTGAACAGCTGAAAAAGGACGAGGCGATTGCCGAGGCGGACACGCTTTTACTGACCGTACCGAACCAGTTGGGTGTGGATTATAATGCGCACGTGATTGAGTCTGTTCTCAAACATGTCGCACCGGCAATGGGCTGGCGCGAGTAG
- a CDS encoding zinc-dependent alcohol dehydrogenase family protein, which translates to MENLALWYRHFGEPETVLQPETAPLGALAPGHLRVRMLFSPVNASDLIPITGAYRHRTSLPAVAGYEGVGIVTGAPASFKHLVGQRVLPLRGQGTWQRYVDCPAEYAIPVPDVVDSHLAARAYINPLAAQMMLTRYPPRGKRVLLTAAGSDCAILLGQWARQAGAEAVYGIHRSAVHAERLEAMGIIPVAQHDANRIGTVAARSDIVYDATGGPLAEAILSVMPEQGMFVCYGLLSGQTFRQQRPVPRVAWFHIRNGLDALSAEAWRAEFDRIWLNLPNSGYSDVTVYPLAEWQRAIGTYREGGRTRKPLLSMAD; encoded by the coding sequence ATGGAAAACCTGGCCCTCTGGTATCGCCATTTTGGCGAGCCAGAAACCGTTCTGCAACCTGAAACCGCGCCGCTGGGGGCGCTTGCGCCGGGTCATCTCCGCGTGCGAATGCTGTTTTCTCCGGTGAACGCGTCCGATCTCATTCCCATTACCGGCGCCTACCGTCACAGAACCTCTTTACCGGCGGTCGCGGGGTATGAAGGTGTCGGTATTGTCACCGGGGCGCCCGCCTCGTTTAAGCATCTGGTGGGGCAGCGCGTCCTGCCGCTGCGCGGTCAGGGCACCTGGCAGCGCTATGTGGATTGCCCGGCAGAGTATGCGATACCCGTTCCGGACGTTGTCGACTCGCACCTGGCCGCGCGGGCCTACATCAACCCGCTGGCGGCGCAGATGATGCTGACCCGCTACCCGCCTCGTGGAAAGCGGGTGCTGCTCACGGCTGCCGGGTCGGATTGCGCCATTCTGCTGGGGCAGTGGGCGCGTCAGGCGGGGGCGGAAGCGGTGTATGGCATTCACCGTTCTGCCGTGCATGCTGAACGGCTGGAGGCGATGGGGATCATTCCCGTCGCGCAGCATGACGCAAACAGAATCGGCACCGTCGCCGCCCGCAGCGATATCGTCTACGATGCCACCGGCGGGCCGCTTGCGGAAGCGATCCTCAGCGTGATGCCCGAGCAGGGCATGTTTGTTTGCTACGGCCTACTCTCCGGGCAAACCTTCAGACAGCAACGGCCCGTGCCGCGCGTGGCGTGGTTCCATATCCGAAACGGTCTGGACGCGCTCAGCGCTGAGGCGTGGCGCGCCGAGTTTGACCGCATCTGGCTTAATTTGCCCAACAGTGGGTACAGCGACGTCACGGTGTATCCACTGGCGGAATGGCAGAGAGCGATCGGTACGTATCGCGAAGGTGGAAGGACCCGCAAGCCCCTCCTGTCGATGGCGGACTGA
- a CDS encoding AI-2E family transporter, producing the protein MAKPIITLNGLKIVIMLGMLVIILTGVRFAADIIVPFILSLFVAVILNPLVQRMTRLRIPRVLAITLLISIIIVAMVLLVAYLGTSLNELARTLPKYRSSLAIPLLQLEPWLQRAGIEVSVEELLKYIDPNAAMTIVTSLLAQLSNAMTSIFLLFLTVVFMLLEVPQLPAKLQQMMVRPVEGMGAIQRALDSVSHYLVLKTAISLVTGGVVWVMLLALDVRFAFVWGLLAFALNYIPNIGSVLAAIPPILQVLVFSGLYDALILLAGYLVINLVFGNILEPRMMGRGLGLSTLVVFLSLIFWGWLLGPVGMLLSVPLTIIVKIGLEQTAGGQSIAVLLSDMSHQ; encoded by the coding sequence ATGGCTAAACCCATCATTACCCTGAACGGGTTAAAAATTGTCATCATGCTGGGCATGCTGGTGATCATATTGACAGGCGTTCGTTTTGCCGCCGACATTATTGTGCCTTTTATTCTGTCCCTGTTTGTTGCAGTGATCCTTAATCCACTGGTACAGCGCATGACGCGGCTACGCATTCCGCGCGTGCTGGCCATCACGCTGCTTATCAGCATCATTATTGTGGCGATGGTCTTGCTGGTGGCGTATCTGGGGACCTCGCTAAACGAACTGGCGCGAACGCTGCCAAAATACCGCTCTTCGCTGGCGATACCGCTGCTGCAGCTTGAACCCTGGCTGCAGCGCGCGGGTATCGAAGTCTCGGTTGAGGAACTCCTGAAATATATCGACCCCAATGCGGCCATGACGATCGTCACCAGCCTGCTGGCACAGCTTTCCAATGCCATGACATCCATTTTCCTGCTGTTTTTAACGGTGGTGTTTATGCTGCTGGAGGTGCCGCAGCTGCCGGCAAAGCTGCAGCAGATGATGGTCCGTCCGGTTGAAGGGATGGGGGCGATTCAACGCGCGCTGGACAGCGTCTCCCACTATCTGGTGCTGAAAACCGCCATTAGTCTGGTCACGGGCGGTGTCGTCTGGGTGATGCTTCTGGCGCTGGACGTTCGCTTTGCGTTTGTCTGGGGGTTGCTGGCATTTGCGCTTAACTACATTCCCAACATCGGCTCCGTGCTGGCGGCGATCCCCCCTATCCTTCAGGTGCTGGTTTTCAGCGGGCTTTATGACGCGCTGATCCTGCTGGCCGGATACCTGGTCATCAATCTGGTGTTCGGTAATATTCTTGAGCCACGCATGATGGGGCGAGGGCTGGGACTTTCCACGCTGGTGGTCTTTTTGTCCCTGATATTCTGGGGCTGGCTGCTCGGGCCCGTTGGGATGCTGCTCTCCGTCCCGCTGACCATCATCGTCAAGATTGGTCTGGAGCAGACGGCGGGAGGGCAAAGTATCGCCGTGCTGCTGAGCGATATGAGCCATCAATAG
- the mdtJ gene encoding multidrug/spermidine efflux SMR transporter subunit MdtJ has translation MFYWILLALAIIAEITGTLSMKWASISDGNTGFILMLVMISLSYIFLSFAVKKIALGVAYALWEGIGILLITLFSVLIFDETLTPMKVAGLTTLVAGIVLIKSGTRKPGKQQKEQNHATV, from the coding sequence ATGTTTTACTGGATCCTATTAGCGCTGGCAATTATCGCTGAAATTACCGGCACGCTGTCTATGAAGTGGGCAAGCATCAGCGATGGCAACACCGGTTTTATTTTGATGCTGGTGATGATTTCGCTTTCTTATATTTTCCTCTCGTTTGCGGTGAAAAAAATTGCGCTGGGCGTCGCGTATGCACTGTGGGAAGGGATCGGTATTTTGTTGATTACGCTGTTCAGCGTGCTGATATTTGACGAAACATTAACACCAATGAAGGTCGCCGGGTTAACGACGCTGGTCGCGGGTATTGTGCTGATTAAATCCGGTACCCGAAAACCTGGCAAACAGCAGAAGGAGCAGAACCATGCAACAGTTTGA